A region of Lepus europaeus isolate LE1 chromosome 2, mLepTim1.pri, whole genome shotgun sequence DNA encodes the following proteins:
- the LOC133751075 gene encoding uncharacterized protein LOC133751075, which yields MAEVSQDPAPSPCQRRRLDPLPKKHGHRRRVVRKKRMRKSKRNVQMEAQCPRILPTPLAPPQSEEDEVTDKEPAIFSTREDDADLPSKDRLRSQQDEGSCVLMDQECQIQPCEISVAQEPAPSPAATSLASPPLCFGRFLSCLCPDSSKSRKGKLSRRKDSDQAKAGGDAKVPRSRLLKGLGRNKVQSHQSL from the exons ATGGCTGAGGTTTCACAAGATCCCGCCCCCTCTCCATGCCAGAGGAGAAGGCTAGATCCACTTCCAAAGAAGCATGGGCATCGTAGAAGggttgtaaggaagaagagaatgagaaagagcaaGAGGAATGTGCAGATGGAGGCCCAGTGCCCCCGTATTCTTCCAACACCGTTAGCACCTCCACAAAGTGAAGAGGACGAGGTTACAGATAAAGAGCCAGCCATATTCAGTACACGGGAAGATGATGCTGATCTTCCCAGTAAG GACAGATTACGGAGTCAGCAGGATGAAGGTTCCTGTGTGTTGATGGATCAAGAATGTCAGATCCAGCCGTGTGAGATCTCAGTGGCTCAGGAACCTGCGCCCTCTCCTGCAGCAACATCCTTGGCATCACCACCACTCTGCTTTGGCCGCTTCCTAAGCTGTCTCTGCCCAGACTCCTCAAAGTCTAGGAAGGGGAAGCTTTCCAGAAGAAAGGACAGCGACCAAGCTAAGGCAGGAGGTGATGCTAAGGTTCCAAGATCACGCCTGCTGAAGGGTCTGGGCAGAAACAAAGTGCAGTCTcaccagagcctgtag